CATTCACTGAACCACCGCTATCGGGGGCAAGCCCCCTCCCACACTTTGACCTTTTACGGCTTATTTGGCCTGGTAGATGATCCCAGGACTGCACTGCACCATCTGGAAGTGATCCGGCAGGCCGTTCAGCGCTTCGGAAGCACCGAGGAACAGATAGCCGCCACGCTTGAGCGTGCCATGGATGCGCAACAGGATGTCTTTCTTCACTTCAGCCGAGAAGTAAATCAGCACGTTGCGGCAGAACACCATGTCGAACTTGCCCAGGCTGGCGTAGCTGTCGAGCAGGTTGAACGAGCGGAACTCCACGCGATTCTTGATCGGCGCCTTGATCGCCCACCGCCCTGCCCCTTTCGGGTCAAAGTAGCGTTGCAGGCGCTCCTGGGACAAACCACGGCCCAGGGCCAGGCTGTCGTACTCACCGGTCTTGCAATTGGTGAGCATGGTGCCGGACAAGTCCGTCGCCACAATCTGCGCGCCGGCCTTCAACTGACCCATGTTGGTCCTTTCGAACTCGTCGATGGACATCGAGATCGAATACGGTTCCTGTCCCGACGAGCACGCCGCCGACCAGATACGCAGGCGCTGGCCCGGGCTGGCCTTGATGGCTTCCGGCAGCACTT
Above is a genomic segment from Pseudomonas sp. R5-89-07 containing:
- the cheR gene encoding protein-glutamate O-methyltransferase CheR is translated as MSTGNLDFEQFRVFLEKACGILLGENKQYLVSSRLNKLMEQQGIKSLGELVQRIQGQPRSGLKEMVVDAMTTNETLWFRDTYPFEVLKNKVLPEAIKASPGQRLRIWSAACSSGQEPYSISMSIDEFERTNMGQLKAGAQIVATDLSGTMLTNCKTGEYDSLALGRGLSQERLQRYFDPKGAGRWAIKAPIKNRVEFRSFNLLDSYASLGKFDMVFCRNVLIYFSAEVKKDILLRIHGTLKRGGYLFLGASEALNGLPDHFQMVQCSPGIIYQAK